A genomic region of Janthinobacterium lividum contains the following coding sequences:
- a CDS encoding rhodanese-like domain-containing protein has protein sequence MAAAELIFDPRAGHGEAAFDEVLNLARAQAQAQGLPYAGIVSAQDAWQLVQAGKAVLVDVRTNEERTFVGYVPASLHVAWATGTSMNRNPRFTRELEAKVGGKNAVVVLLCRSGKRSAAAAEAAAKAGFTHVFNIAQGFEGDLDEQQQRGHSGGWRWHALPWLQD, from the coding sequence ATGGCTGCTGCAGAACTGATTTTCGATCCCCGCGCCGGGCACGGCGAGGCGGCCTTTGACGAGGTACTCAATCTCGCGCGCGCCCAGGCGCAGGCGCAGGGCTTGCCGTATGCGGGTATCGTCAGCGCGCAGGATGCGTGGCAGCTGGTGCAGGCCGGCAAAGCCGTGCTGGTCGACGTGCGCACCAACGAGGAACGCACCTTCGTCGGCTACGTGCCGGCCTCGCTGCACGTGGCGTGGGCGACCGGCACGTCCATGAACCGCAATCCCCGCTTTACGCGCGAACTGGAAGCGAAGGTGGGCGGCAAGAATGCCGTCGTGGTGCTGCTGTGCCGCAGCGGCAAGCGCTCGGCCGCAGCCGCCGAAGCGGCCGCCAAGGCAGGTTTCACGCATGTCTTCAATATCGCGCAAGGCTTCGAGGGCGACCTCGACGAGCAGCAGCAGCGTGGCCACAGCGGTGGCTGGCGCTGGCATGCGCTGCCTTGGCTGCAAGATTAA